The Paenibacillus macerans genome includes a window with the following:
- a CDS encoding DUF4367 domain-containing protein: MLQSFFLTITLLLSNIIGTSVQDSTAIKKLEQRTDFKIYVPTVFESATNYEIKVPDSIAAKANYILINYFDDNDAYLFGVRQLKNNSIVEKEIVNLDINKGTQHSKKITQKIELKPQGEQVFLNGQKGWYIPYVGKQPTGGVLKWIEGNTYMELDTSKLPKASLIKIAESMVAVE; encoded by the coding sequence ATGTTGCAGTCGTTTTTTTTGACAATAACGTTGCTGCTTTCAAACATAATTGGAACTTCGGTACAGGATAGCACAGCAATTAAAAAGCTTGAACAAAGGACGGACTTTAAAATATATGTACCAACAGTATTTGAATCGGCTACAAATTACGAAATAAAAGTACCTGATAGTATCGCTGCCAAAGCAAATTATATTCTGATTAATTATTTTGACGACAATGATGCATATTTATTTGGAGTGAGACAATTAAAAAATAATTCTATTGTCGAAAAAGAAATAGTTAATTTGGATATAAACAAAGGAACCCAACACTCAAAGAAAATTACTCAGAAGATTGAATTAAAGCCCCAAGGTGAGCAAGTATTCCTTAATGGGCAGAAAGGGTGGTATATACCCTATGTAGGAAAACAACCTACTGGTGGAGTCCTGAAATGGATTGAGGGAAATACTTATATGGAATTAGATACTTCTAAATTGCCTAAAGCCTCGTTAATAAAAATTGCTGAATCAATGGTAGCAGTCGAATGA